A part of Periophthalmus magnuspinnatus isolate fPerMag1 chromosome 19, fPerMag1.2.pri, whole genome shotgun sequence genomic DNA contains:
- the LOC117387764 gene encoding vesicular glutamate transporter 1-like — protein MEFRQDRLKAVTAKTLGKIYGALEKKQENGETIELSAEGRPELIEEKELPVIDCTCFGLPRRYIIAILSGIGFCISFGIRCNLGVAIVSMVNEHTVFRDDKEYIEKAEFEWDPETVGMIHGSFFWGYIVTQIPGGFICQKFAANRVFGFAIVATSCLNMLIPTAAKMHFGCVIIVRVFQGLVEGVSYPACHGIWAKWAPPLERSRLATTAFCGSYAGAVIAMPLAGVLVQYTGWSSVFYVYGTFGILWYCFWILVSYESPAAHPTITEEERKYIEESIGESAQHSVTKFNTPWRSFFTSMPVYAIIVANFCRSWTFYLLLISQPAYFEEVFGFEISKVGIVSALPHLVMTIIVPIGGQIADYLRSNHIMTTTNVRKLMNCGGFGMEATLLLVVGFSHTKGVAITFLVLAVGFSGFAISGFNVNHLDIAPRYASILMGISNGVGTLSGMVCPLIVGAMTKHKTREEWQGVFLIASLVHYGGVIFYGIFASGEKQSWAEPEQTSDEKCGILDEDELANETEELYRTSGGGGYGAMDQGADPNGGAPVSGGGWVADWDKTEEYVQPEANNYHTGEQEST, from the exons ATGGAATTCCGACAGGACAGGTTAAAGGCAGTAACTGCCAAGACTCTCGGGAAAATATATGG ggCTCTTGAGAAGAAGCAGGAGAATGGGGAGACCATCGAGCTGTCAGCAGAGGGTCGTCCGGAGCTGATCGAGGAGAAGGAGCTGCCCGTCATTGACTGCACATGTTTTGGGTTACCACGGCGATACATCATAGCCATTCTCTCAGGTATCGGCTTCTGCATCTCTTTTGGCATCCGCTGTAACCTCGGCGTGGCCATCGTGAGCATGGTCAACGAGCACACGGTCTTCAGGGATGACAAGGAGTATATAGAG AAAGCTGAGTTTGAGTGGGACCCCGAAACAGTGGGAATGATTCATGGTTCATTCTTCTGGGGGTACATAGTGACCCAGATCCCaggaggttttatatgtcaaaAGTTTGCAGCCAACAG aGTATTTGGCTTTGCTATAGTGGCCACTTCTTGCCTGAACATGCTCATCCCCACAGCAGCAAAAATGCACTTTGGCTGTGTGATAATTGTGAGGGTGTTCCAAGGACTTGTGGAG GGAGTCTCATACCCTGCCTGTCATGGTATTTGGGCAAAATGGGCACCGCCTCTTGAAAGAAGTCGTTTGGCAACCACAGCATTTTGTG GGTCTTACGCTGGAGCTGTGATTGCCATGCCTTTAGCTGGGGTCTTAGTCCAGTATACAGGATGGTCAtctgtgttttatgtgtatG GGACCTTTGGTATTTTGTGGTACTGTTTTTGGATTCTGGTGTCATATGAGAGTCCAGCAGCTCATCCCACcatcacagaggaggagaggaagtacATTGAAGAAAGCATTGGAGAATCTGCCCAGCATTCAGTTACA AAATTCAACACTCCATGGAGATCATTCTTCACATCTATGCCAGTATATGCCATTATTGTGGCAAATTTTTGCAGAAGCTGGACATTTTACCTGCTTCTTATCAGCCAGCCTGCTTACTTTGAGGAAGTGTTTGGCTTTGAGATTAGCAAG GTTGGCATTGTTTCTGCTCTTCCACACTTGGTTATGACCATCATTGTACCAATTGGTGGACAAATTGCTGATTACCTTCGATCCAATCACATCATGACAACAACCAATGTCAGAAAACTCATGAACTGTGGAG GCTTTGGGATGGAGGCCACACTGCTACTGGTAGTGGGCTTCTCTCACACAAAGGGAGTGGCCATTACGTTCCTGGTGCTGGCAGTGGGCTTCTCTGGCTTTGCTATTTCAG GATTCAATGTGAACCACTTGGACATTGCTCCACGTTATGCGAGTATCCTCATGGGCATCTCAAATGGTGTGGGCACTTTGTCTGGGATGGTGTGCCCTTTAATTGTCGGTGCCATGACAAAGCACAAG ACTCGTGAGGAGTGGCAGGGTGTGTTCCTCATCGCTTCCCTAGTCCATTATGGAGGAGTTATATTTTATG GCATCTTTGCATCTGGAGAGAAGCAGTCATGGGCTGAGCCAGAGCAGACCAGTGATGAGAAGTGTGGTATACTGGACGAGGATGAACTGGCCAATGAGACGGAGGAGCTGTACCGGACCAGCGGCGGAGGGGGGTATGGAGCCATGGATCAGGGAGCTGACCCCAACGGAGGAGCGCCTGTGTCTGGAGGGGGCTGGGTGGCCGACTGGGATAAAACAGAAGAGTATGTACAACCAGAAGCCAATAACTATCATACGGGAGAACAGGAGTCAACATAA